From the Exiguobacterium aurantiacum genome, one window contains:
- a CDS encoding D-alanyl-D-alanine carboxypeptidase family protein gives MRQRWIGWMLVWAILLNMIVPTDASAAPKVDATGAMLVDMTTGQILFSQEEDAMLPPASITKLMTAFLVREAIEAGDLSWNQEVTPSNKALALTRKPGLARIPLVNKPYTVKELYDVALIRSANEAAVTLAEAVSGSEGVFVKKMNERATELGMTQTTFANASGLDSVSADRPGENLTSANDLMMLALAYLTKFPEVLEVTKQAYVDIDGVRFEATNRMLAGRDLAYPGMLGFKTGTTDDAGYCFIGVSTRDGRTVLSVVLGAKTDQGRYTATKALHDYAYGDFILTPILRTGEIVPATLHVAEGTVESAKVRTTSAFEVLVEKGQAVPEPTYDLPDTKAPVAADQQVGTVTIEPSGSVRYLDGELPPKGTLVAAEPIEMASFLTRMTRAFSDFLDEIRLVLGKLSLVDRVEML, from the coding sequence GTGAGACAAAGATGGATCGGATGGATGCTCGTTTGGGCAATCCTTTTAAATATGATTGTGCCGACGGATGCATCGGCGGCACCTAAAGTCGACGCGACCGGAGCGATGCTTGTGGACATGACGACGGGACAAATCCTGTTCTCACAAGAAGAGGACGCCATGCTCCCTCCGGCATCAATTACTAAGCTGATGACTGCTTTTCTTGTCCGGGAAGCCATCGAAGCGGGTGACCTCAGTTGGAACCAGGAAGTGACCCCGAGCAACAAGGCGTTGGCGCTGACCCGAAAGCCAGGATTGGCTCGAATTCCGCTCGTCAATAAACCGTACACGGTAAAAGAATTGTATGACGTAGCGTTGATTCGTTCCGCGAACGAGGCAGCGGTCACATTGGCCGAGGCCGTCTCTGGTTCGGAAGGCGTGTTCGTGAAGAAAATGAACGAGCGGGCGACCGAACTCGGTATGACCCAAACCACGTTCGCCAATGCGTCAGGGCTCGACTCGGTTTCAGCGGACCGTCCCGGGGAGAACTTGACATCGGCCAATGATTTGATGATGCTAGCTTTGGCGTATTTGACGAAGTTCCCGGAAGTGCTTGAGGTGACGAAACAAGCGTATGTTGATATCGACGGAGTCCGATTTGAAGCGACGAACCGGATGCTCGCTGGTCGTGATTTAGCCTATCCGGGTATGCTTGGCTTTAAAACGGGCACGACTGACGATGCCGGTTACTGCTTCATCGGCGTGTCGACGCGAGATGGACGTACCGTGCTATCGGTCGTTCTCGGAGCGAAGACCGATCAAGGGCGCTATACTGCTACAAAGGCGCTTCACGACTACGCCTATGGCGATTTTATCTTGACCCCGATTTTACGGACTGGTGAAATCGTCCCGGCGACGCTCCATGTCGCTGAAGGTACAGTCGAGTCAGCAAAAGTGCGCACGACGTCAGCCTTTGAAGTACTCGTCGAAAAAGGACAAGCCGTACCTGAACCGACATACGACCTTCCAGACACGAAAGCTCCAGTTGCGGCCGATCAACAGGTCGGGACCGTCACCATCGAGCCTTCAGGAAGCGTTCGATATCTAGACGGTGAACTTCCACCTAAAGGTACGCTCGTCGCGGCCGAACCAATCGAGATGGCATCCTTTTTAACACGCATGACACGCGCTTTCTCTGACTTTTTAGATGAGATTCGACTTGTGCTCGGAAAACTGAGTCTTGTCGATAGAGTTGAGATGTTGTAA